The DNA window ACCCGCCTGCCGCCGGGAGGCTGACCCGTGGCCACGACCCTGACGTCCGCGGAGGAGGCGGGGCGCTGCCTCGCCACGCCCGCCGCGTACACCGACGAGGCCCGTCTGCACGAAGCCCTGGCGCTACTGCGCCGCGAGTCGCCCGTGCGGCGGGTGGAGGCCGACGGCTACCGGCCCTTCTGGGCGGTGACGCGGCACGCCGACGTGCTGGAGATCGAGCGGGACAACACGCTGTGGCTGAGCGCGCCCCGGCCGGTGCTGCGGCGGGCCGACGTGGACGCCGCCCTGGAGGAGCAGCGGGCGCGCGGCGGCGCGCTGAGGACCCTCGTCCACATCGACGACCCCGAGCACCGGGCGCTGCGCGCGGTCGGCGCGGACTGGTTCAGCCCGAAGGCGATGCGCGAGCTCCGGGCGCGGGTGCGGGAGCTGGCCAGGCGGTACGTCGACCTGCTGGCCGAGCACGACGGCCGGTGCGACTTCGTCCGTGAGGTCGCCGCGCACTATCCGCTGCGCGTCATCCTGTCCCTGCTGGGGCTGCCGGAGTCGGACTTCCCGCTGATGCTGCGGCTGACGCGGGACCTGTTCGGCCAGGACGACGCCGGCCGGCGGCGCGGCGAGGGGGCGGCGGCCCACACCTCGGTGCTGGCGGACCTGCTCGGCTACTTCCGCGAGCTGACCGCGGCCCGCCGCGCCCGCCCGACCGGCGACCTGGCCTCGGCCATCGCCAACGCCCGGGTGGACGGCCGGCCGCTGAGCGACGCCGACGCGGCCTCGTACTACGTCATCATCGCCACGGCCGGGCACGACACGACCACCTCCACCATCGCGGGCGGGCTGGAGGCGCTCGTCCGGCATCCGGGGGAGCTGCGGCGGCTGCGCGAGGACCCCGGGCTGCTGGGCACGGCCGCCGAGGAGATGATCCGCTGGGTAAGCCCGGTGAAGGCGTTCATGCGGACGGCGGCGGCCGACACGGCGGTGCGGGGGACGCCGGTGGCGGCGGGCGAGTCGGTGCTGCTGTCGTACCCGTCGGCGAACCGGGACGAGGAGGTGTTCGACGAGCCGTTCCGGTTCGACGTGGGCCGGACGCCGAACCGGCATCTGGCGTTCGGGGCGGGGGTGCACCACTGCCTGGGGGCGGGGCTGGCGCGGATGGAGATCCAGGCGCTGTTCGCCGAGCTCGTGCCCCGGCTGGCGGAGGTCGGGCTGGACGGCGAGCCGGCCTGGCTGGCGACGACGTTCGTGGGCGGGCTGAGGAGCCTGCCCATCCGCTACGCGCTGCGCTGACGGCCCGGCGCCCTAGCGGGTGTCGCGGCGCAGCGGATGGTCGGGCGGCACCTCCACCAGGACGATCCGGTGGCCGTCGGGGTCGGCGATCCACAGCTCGACCAGCCCCCACGGCTCGCGGCGGGCCCCGCGCAGCACCTCCACGCCGGCCTGGCGGAGCCGGGCCTCCTCGGCGGTCACGTCGCGCACCTGGAGCCAGAGCGACACCGCGCCGCCGTCCCCGCCGCCGTCCCCGCCGCCGTCCCCGGCCCCGTCCCATGCGCCGGACAGCTCCAGGAGGCCCTGCCCGAGGAAGAACACCGTGCCGGGATGCTCCGGCGGGCCGAACTCGCGGAAGACGGCCAGGCCCAGGGTCTCGGCGTAGAAGCGGCGGCTGCGCCCGGGGTCCCGTGGGCGCAGCAGCACCCGGCTGCTCAGCACGTCCATGCCGCACCTCTTCCCGCCGGGCGGGAGCCCCAAGCCCCCGCCCCGGGCCGATCGCGCAGCGCCAGAAGCCTAGGACGGCTCGACCTTATTGTTTGCCCATAGCGTTGCCGCCGTCCTCGTCCTGGGAGCCGCCATGCCGAAGCTCGACCGCCACCCGCTGCCCGTCGTCGTCGAGCACGACACGCCCATGCCGATGCGCGA is part of the Nonomuraea coxensis DSM 45129 genome and encodes:
- a CDS encoding cytochrome P450, with the protein product MATTLTSAEEAGRCLATPAAYTDEARLHEALALLRRESPVRRVEADGYRPFWAVTRHADVLEIERDNTLWLSAPRPVLRRADVDAALEEQRARGGALRTLVHIDDPEHRALRAVGADWFSPKAMRELRARVRELARRYVDLLAEHDGRCDFVREVAAHYPLRVILSLLGLPESDFPLMLRLTRDLFGQDDAGRRRGEGAAAHTSVLADLLGYFRELTAARRARPTGDLASAIANARVDGRPLSDADAASYYVIIATAGHDTTTSTIAGGLEALVRHPGELRRLREDPGLLGTAAEEMIRWVSPVKAFMRTAAADTAVRGTPVAAGESVLLSYPSANRDEEVFDEPFRFDVGRTPNRHLAFGAGVHHCLGAGLARMEIQALFAELVPRLAEVGLDGEPAWLATTFVGGLRSLPIRYALR
- a CDS encoding VOC family protein, with protein sequence MDVLSSRVLLRPRDPGRSRRFYAETLGLAVFREFGPPEHPGTVFFLGQGLLELSGAWDGAGDGGGDGGGDGGAVSLWLQVRDVTAEEARLRQAGVEVLRGARREPWGLVELWIADPDGHRIVLVEVPPDHPLRRDTR